In a single window of the Thunnus albacares chromosome 1, fThuAlb1.1, whole genome shotgun sequence genome:
- the LOC122971698 gene encoding proteoglycan 4-like: MKTRRVSSVKVPIQQESKGTCEDVRKTPQTRRRTLTPIPAKSSEPEKVSVSVSRVASKPAKPSSVPIPIVTHKLVLPPIKQRKKQDGQVSVVQGKAAPTKPRKSSPMNREVMPDETSSRPPVRKARGPLKAKAKAVPKTAPVPGPESTKEPGPERPRKTTPAPPTDLEPEKKRIRPDTAPEKTRAPRILRPLRARVKPVENRTVEGIQGTAFGRPGSSTFTNTHPHLAHVVHIIRYRRMQIRSSSQGHSGPSLS, translated from the coding sequence ATGAAGACACGTAGAGTGTCCTCAGTGAAGGTTCCTATTCAACAGGAGAGTAAAGGAACCTGTGAAGATGTCAGGAAAACGCCACAAACACGCCGGCGCACACTAACACCAATTCCAGCCAAATCTTCAGAACCGGAGAAGGTTTCAGTGTCAGTATCCAGAGTGGCCAGTAAACCTGCCAAACCTTCCAGTGTTCCCATACCAATAGTGACACACAAGCTTGTTCTCCCACCTattaaacagaggaaaaaacaagatgGCCAGGTATCTGTGGTCCAGGGCAAGGCTGCGCCCACTAAACCCAGGAAAAGTTCACCAATGAACAGGGAGGTGATGCCAGACGAGACCAGCAGCAGGCCTCCAGTACGCAAAGCACGGGGGCCACTAAAGGCAAAGGCAAAAGCAGTACCAAAAACAGCTCCTGTACCTGGACCAGAGAGCACTAAAGAACCAGGACCAGAGAGGCCCAGAAAGACCACACCTGCCCCACCTACTGATCTGgagccagagaagaagaggatacgTCCTGACACGGCACCAGAGAAAACCAGAGCACCAAGAATTCTGCGGCCACTGAGGGCAAGGGTAAAGCCGGTGGAAAACAGGACTGTAGAGGGTATTCAGGGTACAGCCTTCGGTAGACCAGGCTCTAGTACTTTTACTAACACTCACCCTCATTTGGCGCATGTGGTCCATATAATAAGATATAGACGGATGCAGATTAGATCCTCTTCTCAGGGTCACAGTGGTCCCTCATTAAGTTAA